The genomic region tgtgggagattaataaaatatcccacataagccctaggggtaaaagctgaggcattataagataggtgagtttcattcaacaggataatagatggattgtacgatcccataagtaactctaagttaatataattattaacataaccgttaatgttccattgaagaagtgtaatcatatcatatgtaaacttataaaagaaaaaagttaagctacgaatattttatttaaactaaatgtcttcattgtaagaaggaaaattgggtaatgcaagaggatctagtcagagatggataaaggggaaaagagaggggaaggagaagtgacagaagaggaggtaggatgggttggaagggattgtttagatgaattgatgtctgtagttgttgttagattagttttggtaggattgttggatttgttattaggtgttgtttcattattgatttgattagtattgttagaaattttagctatagaggcaaaagagtttgcattagaagttgtatgagaaaattgaattttatacttggtaacagcttcacgcatactacatttataaatagttttaatttttaatatttctttggattgttgatatttagggcaagtattagatgatgccgggtggtcgcccgagcaatttgcacacattattctcttacattcagtaggtggggtatgatcggaagggaggttgcatgagacacaagaaggtgaattacgtcagtattttgctgtgtggccaattaattgacattgcttacaacgcataggattagggtaatacggacggacagtgaggttcctccaggcaacatcaattctttcaggaagtttgtatttatcaaaagttaataaaactacacccgtaggattacgggagccgtcagcaattcgtgaaaacttatgtacagcagaaacaccctgctccttaagaccatcaacaatatcttcttctgataagttattcaggaatggggcgtatatggtgcctttaaccgtattcaaagtattatgaagcttgacattgatatgacctccgccaggtaaaatttttgcagaaagaaatttgctagctgttttgttgttatttacaaagagcagtaggctaccatcacgtagctcagtaactttacttacttccttactgattgcttgaatacctttatacgtagcgaagcatgataacgaattaagtggcttgttgtcgtccagcgatgacatgaccaaaaattttggatcatccgtgtttgagactggtaattctggaaattggtctaacgggatcggatttggtttttttcttttctttttcattattggagataatagggaaaacctattatcccctaatttggtggccccaggggccatagtaaacgcgaattttagtttaacaaattaagaaattaagtgattgaaaagatataaaacgataaaaaattaattcacaaacaaagcacgagcgtaatataaacgcagaacaaaccgttataccgttttaacaaactcaataagcacAGAGCGAAAAGCAACCGGTTACGATGACAGTTCGACGGTGTATGTGCATCAAATTTACCAATGTAGTTCCTTTCAAACCAATTTGCGAGTCTCAGCATGTCATAATCATCTAAAATACTACAAAGACTGTTGTAGTATTCCGAGATTTCATCAGGAGGAACAAAAGCTAGGCTTTTCAGCATTCGAACTTGCAACGAAAAGTTCTcataatttccatatttttcaaCCAGTctaaaagcaataaaagtaaatgaagaTTACGCAGATACATTTATTAAATGCAGACCTTTCTTTTTGAACTTTTCTCCAGATTATTTGACCGAAGTGGAAAAAGCAGCCACGCAAATCTGTGCCCGGGAAAGAATTTCTTAGCGCCGATATCAGTCCAACTTCAAAATCGCTGATAATTCTTTCTGGTTGAAAATTTTCGCCGTACTCGGATGCGATTCGGAACAATTCTTGAAATAAAACCTCGTATAGTTTTTTGGACTTGCGGCTCATAAGGCAAAACACGAAGGGGAATGTTTCACCTTCCACTATGCCATGAATTGTAAAAAGCTGTCTCATTATTTTCGGGGCAATTTAAAATGTTCCGTCAACAACCCAGCAAGAACTCTGACTCAGAAACTTTAAACACGTCTTCGTACCACAAATAATTACACATTCATCCCTCTCTGTGAACTTTTCCACCAATACAAATAATTCTCCTTCCAgagtatataaatttaaaggaaTATCTATGTCCTCCAAAGTTTGTGGTTCTCGAAAACGAGGTGCTTCCTGCCTTGATCTTCGAATTCTAGCTTTTTGGGCATTTCGGGATGGTAAATAGTCCCGACAGCTCTGCTCTGCTTCCACTGTAGCTCTTTGTATTATCTGACTTGGCGCTAAGTGACTTCTCCGAGCCATGCgctttactttattattaattgttgcAATTGGTAACTCATTGGGAGCTGGTTCGTGGCAATGGTCCGCGGGTAGTTTAACAATAACGTGATTGTTCGCCAACACCTTTGTTACAATTCTGGACttgcacttatattttaatCTTTTAGAACACGCCCAATTACAAGTTTCCATTTGAGTCtttctttcaaaataataaaaatagccgTTTAAGAACAATTTCTTTCCTCCTTTATTGGAagttataatttgtatttgtgacataacgaataaatattttaatgaaaaaatattgagcaAAAACGACACGTGCTTTAGTTGCTTTCACAATTCTTACGACAatgaaatcaattaaaaagaagTAAAAGCAAAGCAGAGTTAATtagaaattcaaacaaaacCAGGTAGGTTATTCTGTATTTACGTAATTCTGTAAATAAATGATAAGAAATacaaagaattttataaaaaagtgcgCACTTAAATACAGAATTTTGTCAATACAGAATTTCGTCAGTACAGaatattttttacagaattttgaaatacataattttagaTACAGAATTTTAtaatacagaatttttaaatacagaATTTCGCATACAGGATTTTGTAAACAGAATATTGTATAGTACAGCATTTCGTACCCAACCCGCAAAATTACTTGCGTCCGTTGTCAGCTTGAATCGCTTGTTAAAATTTGGGTAATTAAGAAATGGATACTTTGttattaattcttttaatttttcaaaagatgTGATATAGTTTGGGTCATTTAGATTGATTTTGTTATCTTTTTTTAGATAATAAACCATCGGATAAGCAACTTTAGCGTAATCTCGGATAAATTTCCGATAGTAGTCTGTTGCTCctaaaaatgatttaatttgtttttcagtGGTTGgcaatttaagtttttgtattacTTCTACTTTTTTATCGTTAGGAGTTATTCCTTGAGAAGTAAGAGTATGACCCAAAAATTGTGTTTGtttactcaaaaaattacatttattaacTTGGATTTTCAAGCCTGCctttaataaagtattaaatatgaTTCTTATACTGTTTAAGTGCTCTTCTAAAGATGTGCTAAAGATAAGTATATCGTCCAGATATACCACACATGTTTTATTAATATGTTCTTTCAAAACTGAGTTCATCAGCCTTTGGAAAGTGGCTGGAGCGTTTTTAAGCCCAAACGGCATTCTGACAAATTCAAAATGACCATGAGGGGTACTGAATGCTGTTTTCTTTCGATCCTCTGTTTTAACCTTAATTTTGGATGTATTTTGTCTAAGAGAAGGTCAATTAAGTCTCGTTCTATATTATGTGGTTCATACATATCTTTTTTTTCATCGTCAAAAAATTGTTGTTCTAACAGATCGTATTTTGCTGTAATGAATATACTTAAAAGTTCTCGTAAATTACTCACTTTGATATATCTACACTTATTATATATTTCGCCATACGTTGTCCTTGGATGAAGATgttctttcaatttcttttttatttcttcccaAGTAGCGCTTTCCCTTATTTCACGGAGACATTTAGCTGCATCACCGCATATTTTTTCCTGGATTATTATTTGTAGTCCAAACTCCTGTACAGCTGCATCATCAGAACATAAGCCTAATGTTCTTTCCACGGATTTTGTAAACTGCATTAGATGGCTTGTTCCTTCCAACGGTTTCAAGTGGCGAAACTGTTGTAATTTGTCTctattatttagatataaatattgttgttgtactaaaTCCTgcattgctgctgttgtagcACCTTGGTTTTGTATATGGTGTGCTTGAGTCTTGACTGTATTATCAAGCTCTTGAAGTTTCAGCCGTTGTTGATCAATAATGGCTTCTTGTTGACTGATTATCAGTTGAAGCTCTTCAATTTGTTCATTGTCCATATTTCTGTTTACATCAAATTTGTGCGTCATTTATTGATATAtggtgtgtatgtattttttttttttgaattggcttagaaattatagtttttttatctAGTCACGGACTTTTTCGGTTCGTTTGCCGACTACGCCACTTATGTTTTTGTACCCAACCGTActcaatgaaatgaaaatggaataaaatgaattttctctttttttatatatcttttaTTAACTGAATTCTTCAGACACGTTTTCAACTAAAAGCTAAGCGTCATCCCAAAAATGGGGTAGGTACAAAAAGGTGCTATCTGGATAGTAAGatatgtttaatatatataGGAATGTATAGGAAAGTGTGGATATGGAAATTGGGAtatgtttaatatgtatgtttattattctATTATTATAGTGTGTTTACAATGCGTTTATTTGGGTATGGAATGTAACTTAtggaaatatatatgtttatagtgTGTTTACAATGTATTTATTTGGGTACGGAATGTAACTCGCGCGGTCAAATTGACCGGTGATTATAAAAGTTatggattttattattcaatgcAGATAATTGTTGATTTATTGccgaatatatataaaataaaaagttttcatgaaaattcgtaaaataaatttatataatttctaaaattcattataaaagaaaaaataagacaaaatttatatacagaatgttatgcatgtatatataatatactctATTCGGCTTCCTCACATtgcttacaaattattttagtCTGGAATGTGCATTTTCCACAAACATATTTTTCGCACTTcgaacaaatttttgttgttttataacctttacaaaatttgatttgGCAAGCTTTTCGTACAGGCAAATGAGAGGTTGAAGAGGGTgttgataaacattttttttcttgagattCTTTATATGCATCTCCGAGTTCTGAAGCTAACTGGAACAAAAATTCTTGCCTCGAAATATTTTCACCCGTTGTTTCTTTGTACAAAATCCAAGCATTTATTCCAGCTAGAtctaatatattgaaaaataccTGCAGTGGCCACCTACGACTTTTCGACTTCACGCTGTATTTTTTGCCATCTGGTCTGCCACATGTACACCAAATTTTGTACGATTATAAAATCTAATAGTTTCTGGTATacgtttgttgcttttttctatttctattgAGTTATGTTTAGAACTTAGGACAAGCACTTTTTTTTCGGCTTACTTTTATACACTGTCAAAGTAATgtaatttgatttatataatttgCTTGAAAATCTAGCcattttatcttttctttctttGGCTAACTTTGGTAACTCCCTTTTGTTTCCACGAATGGTTCCAacaattgtagtttttttttttcaaagtaattttttggcTAATGAAACACTCGTGAAAAAATTATGCGTTGTTACGTTTCTTCCGCATCCTGTAAATAGATCCATTAGCTTTAGGACAACGAACTCCCCAAGGGGCATTGAACGGTCTCTCCTTTCATCCTTTCCCAAATAAGGAAACCCATTTATTATGTACTTACTATTGAAGTTTCTTGTTAATCATATTCTGAATCCTTTTCTTCAATTTCCGTTATATTTCTtaagtaatttgtaattttccaaTGCTTTGACATTTTTAGGGTTATTATCTACATTATTGCACTAGGTAAGGAATACAAAATTACATCCACATTGATGCTTTACCTTACCTTCTTCAAATAaacagttgtaaaaaaaattgcaaagaaaCTCTTTAGAAGTGCATGATAAATCCTTGGTGGCCTCCGCACACAACAGAACGAATTggaatttcattggaaaaatcaTTACAAATAACGATTTGGACGCTGGGCAACAATTGCTCTTTTCGAGACGTCAGCGATCGTTTTGGTGTAGCAATTGGCCtagcatataaaatttttgttaaaataataaaaatgatctGCCGCTTAAAGGGAGATGttataatatttccaaaaactgCAGCTGAACAAAAGCAAATCAGTGAAGAATTTTCAATTCTGCGCTTCAATTCATTCCCCTTTGTTCTAGGGTGCGTTGATGGAACACATGTTCCAATTTCACAACCAATCAAAGATGAAATCAGTTATCGTAACCGAAAGGGAACATACTCAATCCTcgctcaaataaatatttgaagttttttaccctaacttataatttttaagttgaatACTTTTTTGGAAGGCTATTGTCGACAGTCGCATGAAAttcataaatgtatttattggTTGCCCTGGTGCATGCCATGACGCTTCGGTATGGCAAATGAGTTCTATCAGGAAGGCcataattaataaagaaattaatatttattccaATTACCATTTTTTTTGGCGATGGAGGTTATCCGTTGGAAAAGTTTATTATGGTACCTTATCGTGATAACGGATTCTTAACACCAATGCAAATAAAGTATAATGTAATTCTAAGCTCAACTCGGGTTGTTGTGGAACAGGCATTTGgcattttaaaaaagaaatttagaatactaaaatatattgaagttcAACGTCCATATAtgccaaaattaataacaatgGCGTGTATGATAATTTATAACATTATTATTGTAAATGAAGGCAGCAATACTGATGAAATATTAGAAGAAACAAACATCATCGAATTTGAAACGCTCGAAGAAACCACTTTATCAGGACCGAGAGATGCAAAAGCAAAGAGAGATGCATTGGCAACTTTATTATCAGCctagtacgtacatatgtacctttatcaattaaattattagttaagagcattttgttttaacatgttttattgaattcaattaataacaataaatttattgcattgaTATTTGGTTTTAATTCAACTTAAAAAGACTTCAGCCTATTAGAGTaaacaaattaagaattatTGTGAATTTTCTACAATTCTCTGGAATAAGGTGTCGAAGGGCCATCACTTGTTAAATCTTCTATTAAATTATGAAGTGAACTTTCGACCATTTCACTTGGCACAAGAACGCTACTGCGGCTGCCGAATACCTCGTCTAAGGCATCGAAAAATTCCCAGTTTGTAGAACTCTCACCAGATGTGTTGTTACGTTTCTTGATTCTTTTATACGTGCCCATTATGTTGATAAAACATCTAGTCGCTTCATCTTTAGAAAATGGATATGTGCTTTCAACATCCCGAATCTCCCGCATTATTTGTTCCAAAATTGTAttcctttttttcttctttgcacTAAATTCTGGTTCATGTTGCAAACGTACTTCTATAAGGAGCTTCTTCCTCTCGTGACTCCACTTCTTTTCCATGCTGTTGTAAGATAAGTTGTGTTTCACTGTGTGAAAAGTTAATGCTAATTCCACTGCTGTAATATTGTTACTTTCACTTGATGCTGAAGAATTCGACTCAGTACTTGATGtaaggaaattttttaatacactaGATGTTTTTTTGGCTTCAGTTTTAAACTTGTGTTTTTGAGTTTCTTGATGTTGCTTAATCTAtgtataaaaaggaaaattaaccaaagcaataatattttatatagaacACTTCATAGTGAATTAtactttaacttaaatatcACTGTAAGCATGTATATATcataacagaaataaaaaactaCACAGACCGCGTTAATATATTcataatattaaatgaaataattcacCTGAACCGATTGTAAAATTCACTGCGCAGATTGTACACCTTGCATTAGTTTTATTTTGGGAATCACTTGTTACCCATCCGTACTGTTTTTCCCACTCGGGTTTGTATTTTTGCataacttttaatttgctgattttcgtttttttggcGTAGCTGGTATATCACTATCAGAAGAACatattttggaaaaagaaacatttaCTTTGCAATGGACAGAAAACTTGACTTTTGTAAGAGATGGCACGAATAATTTGATGTTTAAGCGATAGCACATGCCATATATTTGTAAGAGATGGCACCAGTAGCATGTATCGGTGTGTTTAGCAATTAATGATAATTTTCATCGTACGTTCATTTTAATTGAACTTAAACTATCGATAAATAGTTGTTCGcttatgaatgaatgaaataaagtattttcgatgctttatttttatacaaaagtatAAAGTATACTTTTGGAAAATAAAGTATAATACTTTATAATAAAGTACGGTTGGCAACCCTAGGCTCGAGTGACTTGAAAAATTAGCACCAGAtgtcaagaatgatagaaataagattgcgcaatgcgcatgtttgctttcagtcagctgttcttggtgacgtcacggttgacttattattcgcGCGCGCCTTCGAATGTGAAAGAAAtttgcagtttgaaatgggtaattataggattttgattacaataattttacttttataaccaaacactcTTACAGGTTTAAGTTCGCGGAGTCTAACAAAGTTGCTACCTAGCGCTTTTCTCACGTTAACCAGATTAACTCCTGCATAGGCTAATGAACGGCAGAAAAGGATGGAGTCTCGTTTAAACCActgtttcttatcctaattgtaataataatcttaactaacaatttattcccTTTATttataagcatgtatgtattattattatatttttgcaggcagtatttttcaacgtgtgtcagttgatctaaattccactgacccaattgaaaaaaatgatgacttgaagattctcaacaacgacgggcttgaaaatttggcagggtacatctgccacaaacttgagtaaagacaaccccgaaatttgtgccaattcagaaaattgttcgtcttatacctgggtggatcacctttctgaaggaggactctcaaaaccaacagatatgttgatggagcatatgagagccttgcaagcagtatttgacgatgtaaatggtactgatttgcatatatgtacaaattaccACCAGAAAcacttagatttaagtaattttgtaaattgtagcccgaaagtaaaaaaataattgtttttcagagcaagaatgtattttaggattcgttccttaaataaaaactttatcgaACACATgtatagcaaaaaaagaaaattaaataagacaataaattgatactcggtcacaaaatattcaatctttttatttgcataaatgtacatatatgattgaaacaaacacagcaaagagacaaacttaaataatacaatgaaaacacaattaaatgaatatgtaggtaaatgttcactattaaatattcacttatattgatatcttttattaatattcacttatattgacgttaaatttgatgatattcatgattttgtatgcctgcaatacaaaattgattcttattgcaaagaaaaacactGTGACCAGAGTGTGGGCAATTCACTGGTAATTGTATAATAGTGTGACGAGAGAGTGGGCAATGCATTGGCAATCCGTAACACAcattttgtaaacaataaagataaaattgtttaattttatgtagtatatatgtatagttttattttttaatttctaattccTCCATTGCTATTCGTTCCTTCATTTCAAGCTCTCTGAAAgccaatttttctttcatttcaatttctagTATTCTTTTTCTCTCTTctgaattacatttttctttttcaaataaaaatttttcgtattgtaaatcaaattctttttcttttaaagatAGCTGACAATCTTTCATTTTTGATTCTATCTCCAACTTTTGTTGCTTCACCTTAATTAAACCAGTGTGCATAGTGAGCACAACGGCAAGACCTGTCCGCGAATAAATACCCTTCCGATTTATTGTGTTGCATGTAGATTCTGGACCGACttcttgcaaaatattttcaggtGTGGTAGCTACATTTGCACTGCTTTCGTGGTCGAAATCGTCTGTGGTGGACGTCGAGTTGTTTTCTAAAGCTTCTGTATTCTGAAGCGCTCGAGTTATGTTTAAAAGAAACACTTATTTAGTTTCGTGGTATTCAACTTagactgttttttatttttattttatacaagtgTTCGCTTTGCTAGTTCGCAACCAACTACCGACTGCTGGCCAGCCGAAAAACTGTCCGCCTTGCTTCTGATTTTTTCTCTCGTGGCGTCAGCCAGTCGTCTACGTATAGCGGTTTCTATGTGCGGCACCAATGATCGCTGAGTTTTTTGCATAAGCACATAGACGAAAAATTAGTATTTGCCTGTCGCTTCATTGTTCCAGGAATGTGCGACTTGTTGTACAGCAGAAGGGTCGGGGAAGATATGATAACTCTCGCGCTTTACGCGTTTGTCCAACATCCTGGTTTGATGTTGTTGATTAAAGTGATGAGTTGAGGTTTCTTCTCCTGTGTTTGTCCACTTTAATAAGAATCTCTCACTGCAGTGTTGTTATAAAACCGTCTGCTGTGTTGGCGGCATAATATGCCTTTGCTGCGAAAAACCCAGGAAAATTGTATTCTTTTCGTTTCTCCTCTTTCGCCTGTTGAGTGAAGTTGGGGCGGTTGATATTCCTTTGCATTACGCCTCTATcactttatgtaatttgtgggagtaatgcagaggagtatttgtttggattTAACAACTTGTATGACTTAAAacatttaatacttatatgaaaatttattaagactaaaaaaaatacgtattgcgtgaccactatatctctgaacagGATCCTctttattacttgtatgactttatatacttaatgcttatataattatatattaatggAGGTTGTTGTTAACTTCCTCTCtttaatatatacttttttattaaaacaatgcAGTTTCGTGTTTTACAACAATTGTTTATTGtactgaaataaaagaaataaatattagtaattaaaattaaatgaatataccAATTGCAGCGCTGGTCCTTCAGGTTTCCTTGATAGTCTCTTCCTAACGGGGATGTCGCCTTCCTTTTCTGTAGTGGATTAATGCTCCAATCTCAATTGAACTGAATTGACTGAACTCATGCGTTGGTGGTGCTGATTCTTTTATACTGCATTTGAGCAGTGGTGTGATCCAAAGTTGAAGTTCTTATTTCATCTGACATCGTATTTCTTCAGGTCGTAAATATGACCATTTTACGATTTTGATAACACAAGTCTAcaaataaaaagcgaaaaaatgcaACTGTCTTGGCTATGCGTGCATCATTATCTTTGAAGGTTCCTAAGTTTGAATTAGAAGGTAAAAAAACACATCACGTACAGTTTTCCAGTTACATCAAAAAAAAGTctctttgaagaaatatttgaaaaatgcccTGTTGACTAATATactgataaaatttaaaaataaaaaaagttaatactTTATGTAAGACGTTTATTATATCGTGTAATAATTACATATAACTATTGAAACTGTTTTGTAGATTTCCTCTTTGCAAATGgcgattttttcttgtattctCTATTACTTTCTCTCATTAGGAACCAACAATAATCCCCCATCATTGCAGGATCCCAGCGGCCTTGATATCTCTGTTCCATTGTTAAAATATCTTGGTGGAACCTCTCTCCCTGTTCATCACTGACGGAAcccaaattttgtggaaaaaaactcaaatgtgaatgtaaaaaatgaatttttagtgACAATCTGCAACCCATTCTTTGGTAGTTTTCTAGCAACTCGTCGATTAGTTCCTCATACGTGTTAGACTTTTTGTTTCCTAAAAAATCCGTGACAGTGCTTCTAAATGATATCCAGGCTTTACGTTGAACGGGGTTTAGTTTCTCTTCAAACTGCTTGTCCTTCAGAATTTTTCGGATTTGGGGTCCAATGAAAATTCCTTATTTTAGCTTGGCGTCACTTAACTTCGGGAAAACTTCTTTGAGGTATTTAAAAAGCTTCGCTATTCTTATCTAAAGCTTTAACAAAGTTTTTCATCAATCCGAGTTTTATGTGTAAAGGGGGCAGCAAAACCTTACAAGGGTCAACTAGAGGTATATTCTTGATGTTAGCTTCACCCGACACGAAATCACCTCTTTGCGGCCAATCTTTTACAGTACAGTAATGTAAAGAAATAGGCAAACTCTTCATTACGGTATCTAAACGCGGTGACCTTTTGTATCTTTGGCCAGTAAATTCCACTGCTGTAACCTTGACGCTAAAAGTTCTGCATGTTGTTGAGATAAGTTAAGGTCACGCACTAAATCATTAAGTTCAGGCTGCTCGAtcaaatgtgtttttttcttttcttcggAAATCTGATACACAGGAGACTCTTTGCTTCTTTTACGGGATATAATATTCTCTTCTATAGCGTCATCAACAGCACAACGTCCAAGTTCTGTATCTAAGTCCTGTGGCAATGGTGAAACGGGAATTGGTAAATTTTCGCCATGAGGAACGGGTCGTTTAACTGAAGATATGTCGGGATATTGaattttgtgcttattttttttttgaaaatccacaTACGTTTGTCATACAAAAATAGCAATCGGTAGCATGGTTTGTCAGCTCACACCAGATCATCGGAATAGCAAAGGGCATTGATGATCTATTTCCATTAAGCCAGTGGCTTAAGTTTGACATACAAGTCTGGCAACAAATATGAAGAGTCCAATTCCGATCTTGATTCACTATAGGAAAACCAAAATACTTGAGATATGCTAATTCAGTCACTTTAGTTATTAATCTGGCATGAGATTTAGGTGTATACAAGccacacacataacaaaatGAATCAGTCGATTGTATTACAACCACGTTTTCGTACTTTAgacattttaatcaaataatcTCACTTTCCACGGCTATCGCAATAAATATACAACTACCTTCATGTTTTAAATTGATAAACAAGAAATAATACAGATAAGACATACGAGAAATGTCATAAATACTCTCGACTAACAAATAACTCAAATTATATATGGATTTGGCGCAAgtagaacaaaaaatttacaatactacgtaaaaaaaataattttgattattagtacacctaatttaat from Bactrocera tryoni isolate S06 chromosome 3, CSIRO_BtryS06_freeze2, whole genome shotgun sequence harbors:
- the LOC120770130 gene encoding uncharacterized protein LOC120770130 — its product is MEKKWSHERKKLLIEVRLQHEPEFSAKKKKRNTILEQIMREIRDVESTYPFSKDEATRCFINIMGTYKRIKKRNNTSGESSTNWEFFDALDEVFGSRSSVLVPSEMVESSLHNLIEDLTSDGPSTPYSREL